In a single window of the Diospyros lotus cultivar Yz01 chromosome 10, ASM1463336v1, whole genome shotgun sequence genome:
- the LOC127810974 gene encoding myb family transcription factor IPN2 isoform X1, producing the protein MFHTKKPAAMNSHDRPMCVQGDSGLVLTTDPKPRLRWTVELHERFVDAVTQLGGPDKATPKTIMRVMGVKGLTLYHLKSHLQKFRLGKQPHKEFNDHPMKDGERATSGLDLPRNPASSSGIIGRNMNDNVPFPDAIRMQMEVQRRLHEQLEVQRRLQLRIEAQGKYMQTILEKACQTLAGENMASGSYKASTTVPNHEIESSMKDFGSALNFPSLQDLNIYGAEQQLELQHNMERPPLDGFMPNNETICLGKKRPNPYSGSGKSPLLWPDDLRLQELGTAASCLGHQDHDPFKGDQIQIAPPGAEMESVSDIFETKPMLSGEAMGEKKFDAASGKLERPSPRRGISPVMSTPGRNSPFV; encoded by the exons atgtTCCATACAAAGAAGCCTGCAGCTATGAATTCCCACGACAGGCCCATGTGTGTTCAAGGCGACTCCGGCCTTGTCCTCACCACCGATCCCAAGCCCCGCCTCCGGTGGACCGTCGAGCTCCACGAACGCTTCGTCGACGCCGTCACCCAGCTCGGTGGCCCAGATA AGGCGACGCCGAAGACCATCATGAGAGTTATGGGTGTCAAGGGCCTCACTCTTTACCATCTCAAGAGCCATCTTCAG AAATTCAGGCTTGGAAAGCAACCTCACAAGGAATTCAACGATCACCCAATGAAAGATGGTGAGAGAG CTACTTCGGGTCTAGATCTTCCACGAAATCCAGCTTCTTCCTCTGGGATTATTGGCCGTAATATGAACGA TAATGTTCCCTTCCCTGATGCAATTAGGATGCAAATGGAGGTGCAGAGACGACTCCATGAACAGCTTGAg GTACAGAGACGCCTCCAATTAAGGATCGAGGCTCAAGGGAAGTACATGCAGACGATACTCGAGAAAGCCTGCCAAACCCTAGCTGGTGAAAACATGGCTTCTGGCAGTTACAAAGCGAGCACTACTGTTCCAAATCATGAAATTGAATCATCCATGAAGGATTTTGGCTCCGCCCTCAACTTCCCATCTCTCCAAGACCTCAACATCTATGGAGCGGAACAACAACTAGAGCTTCAGCACAATATGGAGAGGCCGCCACTGGATGGATTCATGCCCAACAATGAAACAATTTGCCTTGGTAAGAAGAGGCCAAACCCATACAGTGGAAGTGGAAAGAGCCCTTTACTTTGGCCAGATGATCTTCGTTTGCAAGAACTGGGCACAGCTGCATCTTGCCTAGGGCATCAAGATCATGATCCTTTCAAAGGGGATCAGATCCAGATTGCACCTCCAGGGGCTGAAATGGAATCAGTGTCAGACATTTTCGAGACAAAGCCGATGCTTTCGGGAGAAGCCATGGGGGAGAAGAAGTTTGACGCAGCGTCAGGGAAGCTTGAAAGGCCCTCTCCAAGAAGAGGGATTAGCCCGGTGATGAGCACACCAGGAAGAAATTCTCCATTTGTTTGA
- the LOC127810974 gene encoding myb family transcription factor IPN2 isoform X3 yields MFHTKKPAAMNSHDRPMCVQGDSGLVLTTDPKPRLRWTVELHERFVDAVTQLGGPDKATPKTIMRVMGVKGLTLYHLKSHLQKFRLGKQPHKEFNDHPMKDGERATSGLDLPRNPASSSGIIGRNMNEMQMEVQRRLHEQLEVQRRLQLRIEAQGKYMQTILEKACQTLAGENMASGSYKASTTVPNHEIESSMKDFGSALNFPSLQDLNIYGAEQQLELQHNMERPPLDGFMPNNETICLGKKRPNPYSGSGKSPLLWPDDLRLQELGTAASCLGHQDHDPFKGDQIQIAPPGAEMESVSDIFETKPMLSGEAMGEKKFDAASGKLERPSPRRGISPVMSTPGRNSPFV; encoded by the exons atgtTCCATACAAAGAAGCCTGCAGCTATGAATTCCCACGACAGGCCCATGTGTGTTCAAGGCGACTCCGGCCTTGTCCTCACCACCGATCCCAAGCCCCGCCTCCGGTGGACCGTCGAGCTCCACGAACGCTTCGTCGACGCCGTCACCCAGCTCGGTGGCCCAGATA AGGCGACGCCGAAGACCATCATGAGAGTTATGGGTGTCAAGGGCCTCACTCTTTACCATCTCAAGAGCCATCTTCAG AAATTCAGGCTTGGAAAGCAACCTCACAAGGAATTCAACGATCACCCAATGAAAGATGGTGAGAGAG CTACTTCGGGTCTAGATCTTCCACGAAATCCAGCTTCTTCCTCTGGGATTATTGGCCGTAATATGAACGA GATGCAAATGGAGGTGCAGAGACGACTCCATGAACAGCTTGAg GTACAGAGACGCCTCCAATTAAGGATCGAGGCTCAAGGGAAGTACATGCAGACGATACTCGAGAAAGCCTGCCAAACCCTAGCTGGTGAAAACATGGCTTCTGGCAGTTACAAAGCGAGCACTACTGTTCCAAATCATGAAATTGAATCATCCATGAAGGATTTTGGCTCCGCCCTCAACTTCCCATCTCTCCAAGACCTCAACATCTATGGAGCGGAACAACAACTAGAGCTTCAGCACAATATGGAGAGGCCGCCACTGGATGGATTCATGCCCAACAATGAAACAATTTGCCTTGGTAAGAAGAGGCCAAACCCATACAGTGGAAGTGGAAAGAGCCCTTTACTTTGGCCAGATGATCTTCGTTTGCAAGAACTGGGCACAGCTGCATCTTGCCTAGGGCATCAAGATCATGATCCTTTCAAAGGGGATCAGATCCAGATTGCACCTCCAGGGGCTGAAATGGAATCAGTGTCAGACATTTTCGAGACAAAGCCGATGCTTTCGGGAGAAGCCATGGGGGAGAAGAAGTTTGACGCAGCGTCAGGGAAGCTTGAAAGGCCCTCTCCAAGAAGAGGGATTAGCCCGGTGATGAGCACACCAGGAAGAAATTCTCCATTTGTTTGA
- the LOC127810974 gene encoding myb family transcription factor IPN2 isoform X2 — protein MFHTKKPAAMNSHDRPMCVQGDSGLVLTTDPKPRLRWTVELHERFVDAVTQLGGPDKATPKTIMRVMGVKGLTLYHLKSHLQKFRLGKQPHKEFNDHPMKDATSGLDLPRNPASSSGIIGRNMNDNVPFPDAIRMQMEVQRRLHEQLEVQRRLQLRIEAQGKYMQTILEKACQTLAGENMASGSYKASTTVPNHEIESSMKDFGSALNFPSLQDLNIYGAEQQLELQHNMERPPLDGFMPNNETICLGKKRPNPYSGSGKSPLLWPDDLRLQELGTAASCLGHQDHDPFKGDQIQIAPPGAEMESVSDIFETKPMLSGEAMGEKKFDAASGKLERPSPRRGISPVMSTPGRNSPFV, from the exons atgtTCCATACAAAGAAGCCTGCAGCTATGAATTCCCACGACAGGCCCATGTGTGTTCAAGGCGACTCCGGCCTTGTCCTCACCACCGATCCCAAGCCCCGCCTCCGGTGGACCGTCGAGCTCCACGAACGCTTCGTCGACGCCGTCACCCAGCTCGGTGGCCCAGATA AGGCGACGCCGAAGACCATCATGAGAGTTATGGGTGTCAAGGGCCTCACTCTTTACCATCTCAAGAGCCATCTTCAG AAATTCAGGCTTGGAAAGCAACCTCACAAGGAATTCAACGATCACCCAATGAAAGATG CTACTTCGGGTCTAGATCTTCCACGAAATCCAGCTTCTTCCTCTGGGATTATTGGCCGTAATATGAACGA TAATGTTCCCTTCCCTGATGCAATTAGGATGCAAATGGAGGTGCAGAGACGACTCCATGAACAGCTTGAg GTACAGAGACGCCTCCAATTAAGGATCGAGGCTCAAGGGAAGTACATGCAGACGATACTCGAGAAAGCCTGCCAAACCCTAGCTGGTGAAAACATGGCTTCTGGCAGTTACAAAGCGAGCACTACTGTTCCAAATCATGAAATTGAATCATCCATGAAGGATTTTGGCTCCGCCCTCAACTTCCCATCTCTCCAAGACCTCAACATCTATGGAGCGGAACAACAACTAGAGCTTCAGCACAATATGGAGAGGCCGCCACTGGATGGATTCATGCCCAACAATGAAACAATTTGCCTTGGTAAGAAGAGGCCAAACCCATACAGTGGAAGTGGAAAGAGCCCTTTACTTTGGCCAGATGATCTTCGTTTGCAAGAACTGGGCACAGCTGCATCTTGCCTAGGGCATCAAGATCATGATCCTTTCAAAGGGGATCAGATCCAGATTGCACCTCCAGGGGCTGAAATGGAATCAGTGTCAGACATTTTCGAGACAAAGCCGATGCTTTCGGGAGAAGCCATGGGGGAGAAGAAGTTTGACGCAGCGTCAGGGAAGCTTGAAAGGCCCTCTCCAAGAAGAGGGATTAGCCCGGTGATGAGCACACCAGGAAGAAATTCTCCATTTGTTTGA
- the LOC127810974 gene encoding myb family transcription factor IPN2 isoform X4, with product MFHTKKPAAMNSHDRPMCVQGDSGLVLTTDPKPRLRWTVELHERFVDAVTQLGGPDKATPKTIMRVMGVKGLTLYHLKSHLQKFRLGKQPHKEFNDHPMKDATSGLDLPRNPASSSGIIGRNMNEMQMEVQRRLHEQLEVQRRLQLRIEAQGKYMQTILEKACQTLAGENMASGSYKASTTVPNHEIESSMKDFGSALNFPSLQDLNIYGAEQQLELQHNMERPPLDGFMPNNETICLGKKRPNPYSGSGKSPLLWPDDLRLQELGTAASCLGHQDHDPFKGDQIQIAPPGAEMESVSDIFETKPMLSGEAMGEKKFDAASGKLERPSPRRGISPVMSTPGRNSPFV from the exons atgtTCCATACAAAGAAGCCTGCAGCTATGAATTCCCACGACAGGCCCATGTGTGTTCAAGGCGACTCCGGCCTTGTCCTCACCACCGATCCCAAGCCCCGCCTCCGGTGGACCGTCGAGCTCCACGAACGCTTCGTCGACGCCGTCACCCAGCTCGGTGGCCCAGATA AGGCGACGCCGAAGACCATCATGAGAGTTATGGGTGTCAAGGGCCTCACTCTTTACCATCTCAAGAGCCATCTTCAG AAATTCAGGCTTGGAAAGCAACCTCACAAGGAATTCAACGATCACCCAATGAAAGATG CTACTTCGGGTCTAGATCTTCCACGAAATCCAGCTTCTTCCTCTGGGATTATTGGCCGTAATATGAACGA GATGCAAATGGAGGTGCAGAGACGACTCCATGAACAGCTTGAg GTACAGAGACGCCTCCAATTAAGGATCGAGGCTCAAGGGAAGTACATGCAGACGATACTCGAGAAAGCCTGCCAAACCCTAGCTGGTGAAAACATGGCTTCTGGCAGTTACAAAGCGAGCACTACTGTTCCAAATCATGAAATTGAATCATCCATGAAGGATTTTGGCTCCGCCCTCAACTTCCCATCTCTCCAAGACCTCAACATCTATGGAGCGGAACAACAACTAGAGCTTCAGCACAATATGGAGAGGCCGCCACTGGATGGATTCATGCCCAACAATGAAACAATTTGCCTTGGTAAGAAGAGGCCAAACCCATACAGTGGAAGTGGAAAGAGCCCTTTACTTTGGCCAGATGATCTTCGTTTGCAAGAACTGGGCACAGCTGCATCTTGCCTAGGGCATCAAGATCATGATCCTTTCAAAGGGGATCAGATCCAGATTGCACCTCCAGGGGCTGAAATGGAATCAGTGTCAGACATTTTCGAGACAAAGCCGATGCTTTCGGGAGAAGCCATGGGGGAGAAGAAGTTTGACGCAGCGTCAGGGAAGCTTGAAAGGCCCTCTCCAAGAAGAGGGATTAGCCCGGTGATGAGCACACCAGGAAGAAATTCTCCATTTGTTTGA